One stretch of Amycolatopsis tolypomycina DNA includes these proteins:
- the leuC gene encoding 3-isopropylmalate dehydratase large subunit yields the protein MTSPTGKARTLAEKVWESHLVRRGEGAEPDLLYIDLHLLHEVTSPQAFDGLRLAGRPVRRPDLTIATEDHNVPTVDIELPIADPVSRTQVDTLRRNCKEFGVRLHPMGDAEQGIVHVIGPQLGLTQPGMTVVCGDSHTSTHGAFGAIAFGIGTSEVEHVLATQTLPLRPFKTMAITVDGELRPGVTAKDIILAVIAKIGTGGGQGYVLEYRGSAIEALSMEARMTVCNMSIEAGARAGMIAPDETTFAYLKGRPHAPQGADWDAAVENWRQLRTDDGAEFDAEVHLDASALTPFVTWGTNPGQGLPLGAEVPDPEQIPDENDRIAAEKALSYMDLKPGTPLREIAVDTVFLGSCTNGRIEDLRAAAEVLRGRKVADSVRMLVVPGSMRVRKAAEAEGLDQVFTEAGAEWRQAGCSMCLGMNPDQLKPGERSASTSNRNFEGRQGKGGRTHLVSPLVAAATAVRGTLSSPEDLLTAAR from the coding sequence ATGACCAGCCCGACCGGCAAGGCCCGCACGCTGGCGGAGAAGGTGTGGGAAAGCCACCTCGTGCGCCGAGGCGAAGGCGCCGAACCGGACCTGCTCTACATCGACCTCCACCTGCTGCACGAAGTCACCAGCCCGCAGGCCTTCGACGGCCTCCGCCTGGCCGGGCGGCCGGTGCGCCGCCCCGACCTGACCATCGCGACCGAGGACCACAACGTCCCGACCGTCGACATCGAGCTCCCCATCGCCGATCCGGTCTCGCGCACCCAGGTCGACACCCTTCGCCGCAACTGCAAGGAATTCGGTGTCCGGCTGCACCCGATGGGTGACGCCGAGCAGGGCATCGTGCACGTCATCGGCCCCCAGCTGGGCCTGACCCAGCCCGGCATGACCGTCGTCTGCGGCGACAGCCACACCTCGACGCACGGCGCGTTCGGCGCCATCGCCTTCGGCATCGGCACGTCCGAGGTCGAGCACGTGCTGGCCACCCAGACGCTGCCGCTGCGTCCCTTCAAGACGATGGCGATCACGGTCGACGGCGAGCTGCGCCCCGGCGTCACGGCGAAGGACATCATCCTCGCGGTGATCGCGAAGATCGGCACCGGCGGTGGGCAGGGTTACGTCCTGGAGTACCGCGGGTCGGCCATCGAGGCCCTCTCGATGGAGGCCCGGATGACCGTCTGCAACATGTCGATCGAGGCCGGCGCCCGCGCCGGGATGATCGCCCCGGACGAGACGACGTTCGCGTACCTGAAGGGCCGCCCGCACGCGCCGCAGGGCGCCGACTGGGACGCCGCCGTCGAGAACTGGCGGCAGCTGCGCACCGACGACGGCGCCGAGTTCGACGCCGAGGTGCACCTGGACGCGAGCGCGCTGACGCCGTTCGTGACCTGGGGCACCAACCCCGGCCAGGGCCTCCCGCTGGGCGCCGAGGTGCCCGACCCGGAGCAGATCCCGGACGAGAACGACCGCATCGCCGCTGAAAAGGCCCTGTCCTACATGGACTTGAAGCCCGGCACGCCGCTGCGCGAGATCGCCGTCGACACCGTGTTCCTCGGCTCCTGCACCAACGGCCGGATCGAGGACCTGCGGGCCGCGGCCGAGGTGCTGCGCGGTCGGAAAGTGGCGGACTCGGTCCGCATGCTGGTGGTTCCCGGCTCGATGCGGGTCCGCAAGGCCGCCGAGGCCGAGGGGCTCGACCAGGTCTTCACCGAGGCCGGTGCCGAGTGGCGCCAGGCCGGCTGCTCGATGTGCCTCGGCATGAACCCGGACCAGCTGAAGCCGGGCGAGCGCAGCGCGTCGACGTCGAACCGCAACTTCGAGGGCCGGCAGGGCAAGGGCGGCCGGACGCACCTGGTGTCGCCGCTGGTGGCCGCCGCCACGGCCGTCCGGGGCACGCTTTCGTCGCCGGAAGACCTGCTGACCGCCGCCCGCTGA
- the leuD gene encoding 3-isopropylmalate dehydratase small subunit: protein MEPFTQHTGVGVPLRRSNVDTDQIIPAVYLKRVTRTGFEDGLFAAWRGDEDFILNQEPFKNGSVLVAGPDFGTGSSREHAVWALMDYGFKVVISARFADIFRGNSGKGGLVAAQCEQHDVELLWKLLENEPGTEVTVDLETKTVRAKDFTAPFQIDDYVRWRLLEGLDDIALTLRHAGEIDTFEASRPSWKPTTTPVSAS from the coding sequence ATGGAACCGTTCACCCAGCACACCGGCGTCGGCGTCCCGCTGCGCCGGTCCAACGTGGACACCGACCAGATCATCCCGGCGGTCTACCTCAAGCGGGTGACCCGCACGGGGTTCGAGGACGGCCTGTTCGCCGCCTGGCGCGGCGACGAGGACTTCATCCTCAACCAGGAGCCGTTCAAGAACGGAAGCGTGCTGGTCGCGGGCCCGGACTTCGGAACCGGTTCCTCCCGCGAGCACGCCGTCTGGGCGCTGATGGACTACGGCTTCAAGGTCGTCATCTCCGCCCGGTTCGCCGACATCTTCCGCGGCAACTCCGGCAAGGGCGGCCTGGTGGCGGCCCAGTGCGAGCAGCACGACGTCGAGCTGCTCTGGAAGCTGCTGGAGAACGAGCCCGGCACGGAGGTCACGGTGGACCTCGAGACCAAGACCGTGCGCGCCAAGGACTTCACCGCGCCCTTCCAGATCGACGACTACGTCCGCTGGCGGCTGCTGGAGGGCCTCGACGACATCGCTCTCACGTTGCGCCATGCCGGTGAGATCGACACCTTCGAGGCAAGCCGCCCCTCCTGGAAGCCGACGACGACGCCGGTGTCCGCGAGCTGA
- a CDS encoding HU family DNA-binding protein codes for MANKAQLIEALTERLGDKKAAAEAVDGLVDIIIRTVNKGEKVNITGFGVFEKRARAARTARNPRTGEAVRVKKTNVPAFRAGTTFKDVISGAKKLPKATPVKRTSTTRAAATAATTTRTRAAAAKPAAAKAATAAKPATTRTRATAAKPATAATAAKTATTRTRAAAAKPATTARTTAAKATTAAKPATAAKAATAAKAPAAKTTTARKTTAAKPATAKTTAAKTTAAKTTTARKTTAAKTSAAAKTSAAAKTGAAAKASTAAKTPARRTSAAAKKD; via the coding sequence ATGGCCAACAAGGCCCAGCTGATCGAGGCGCTGACAGAGCGCCTGGGCGACAAGAAGGCCGCTGCCGAGGCGGTCGACGGTCTGGTCGACATCATCATCCGGACGGTCAACAAGGGCGAGAAGGTCAACATCACGGGCTTCGGAGTGTTCGAGAAGCGCGCCCGCGCGGCACGGACGGCCCGCAACCCGCGCACCGGGGAGGCGGTCCGGGTCAAGAAGACGAACGTGCCGGCGTTCCGCGCCGGGACGACGTTCAAGGACGTGATTTCGGGAGCGAAGAAGCTCCCGAAGGCGACACCGGTCAAGCGCACGAGCACAACGCGCGCGGCGGCGACGGCGGCGACGACCACCCGGACTCGTGCGGCGGCGGCCAAGCCTGCTGCGGCGAAGGCGGCTACGGCGGCGAAGCCGGCGACGACTCGGACGAGGGCGACGGCGGCGAAGCCTGCGACGGCGGCTACGGCGGCGAAGACGGCGACGACCCGGACGAGGGCAGCAGCGGCGAAGCCGGCCACGACAGCCAGGACGACGGCGGCGAAGGCGACCACGGCCGCGAAGCCCGCGACGGCGGCGAAGGCGGCCACGGCCGCGAAGGCGCCTGCCGCGAAGACCACGACGGCCCGCAAGACCACGGCAGCCAAGCCCGCGACGGCCAAGACCACGGCAGCCAAGACCACGGCAGCCAAGACGACGACGGCTCGCAAGACCACAGCGGCCAAGACAAGCGCGGCTGCCAAGACAAGCGCAGCTGCCAAGACCGGTGCGGCGGCCAAGGCAAGCACGGCGGCCAAGACACCTGCAAGGCGGACCTCGGCCGCGGCGAAGAAGGACTGA
- a CDS encoding AfsR/SARP family transcriptional regulator — protein sequence MRARRCATRNLGATTIDIRLLGPFQVLVDGSPVVLTSSRQRALLATLALAAGRLVSIDALARGVWGETPPAHIRGSLQTYVMRLRRLCGEDSVVTEPDGYRLVVDPSRVDALRFLHTLDQAAATTEPARRRTLLADALGRWGGTPLEGVGSPALAAEWGPLLTERYLLAVEQRIDLDAGLVPDARLVAELTDLVAQHPLRESLWERLVRTLARSGRRAEALARYAGLRALLADELGVEPGEDLRRLHAELLAADADPAVHTVPRQLPFDVAGFTGRGPELAELDRLPPGGASGIVVIEGTAGVGKTSLAVHWSHRVRDRFPGGQLFLDLRGHSADTPVTPGAALAGFLRALGVPAETVPSTVEERSALLRSRLAGSRTLMLLDNARDADQVRPLLPGPGNLVVVTSRNQLRGLVARDGARRIALRSFDDRDATALLAGSVGSQRLAAEPAAVAELVQLCGRLPLALALAGERASRFSGVSLAGIVEELRDQRLRLDTLRDPQDAGTDLRAAFSWSYKALRPAAARFFRLLGLHPGHGFSLASAAALAGADLREARELADQLAAAHLLNQPGTDRYQFHDLLRVYAGELVETETTEAERAAALRRLVDWYLASVAEANKLVRPDLLTEDITLDPAPLPAVRFAQHEQTIAWYTTERQALTALVGIAAGHGWTAHAWKLAWLLRGFFAERHDRDDWITTARAAVAATRDAGDRTGLQYSANNLGSAYLRTLQPDKAIEALEEARAASGSGDGTAMTVAILSNLAGAYYVRAEYAEAERHALEAVHLARDHGQRTFVPHALLNVSASRIGLHDYDHAAEAAQAAHEAFAELGDRYHAALALGNVAEALEGAGRHEEAEKAGLDALAELKELNADYGTIDVQITLGRLKHRTGRAHEAGGHWAEALTVSQRLGDPRVAEVQALLATVPTETPSPGDAPYP from the coding sequence GTGCGGGCCCGGCGGTGCGCAACGCGAAACCTGGGGGCGACCACCATCGACATCCGGCTGCTCGGCCCGTTCCAGGTGCTCGTCGACGGCTCGCCGGTCGTGCTGACCAGTTCCCGGCAACGTGCGCTGCTCGCCACGCTCGCGCTCGCCGCCGGGCGGCTCGTCTCCATCGATGCCCTCGCTCGCGGTGTCTGGGGGGAAACGCCGCCCGCGCACATCCGGGGCAGCCTGCAAACCTACGTCATGCGCCTGCGCCGCCTCTGCGGCGAAGACTCCGTCGTCACCGAACCGGACGGCTACCGGCTCGTCGTCGACCCGTCCCGGGTGGACGCCCTGCGCTTCCTCCACACCCTCGACCAGGCCGCCGCCACCACCGAACCCGCGCGTCGGCGCACACTGCTCGCCGACGCGCTCGGCCGCTGGGGTGGCACTCCGCTCGAAGGCGTCGGCTCGCCCGCGCTGGCCGCCGAATGGGGGCCGCTGCTGACCGAGCGGTACCTGCTCGCCGTCGAACAGCGCATCGATCTCGACGCCGGCCTCGTCCCCGATGCCCGGCTCGTCGCCGAACTCACCGATCTCGTCGCGCAGCACCCGCTGCGGGAATCCTTGTGGGAACGGCTGGTGCGCACCCTCGCCCGGTCCGGGCGCCGCGCCGAGGCCCTCGCGCGCTACGCCGGGCTGCGAGCGTTGCTCGCCGACGAACTGGGCGTCGAACCGGGGGAAGACCTCCGCCGGCTGCACGCCGAACTGCTCGCCGCCGACGCCGATCCCGCCGTGCACACCGTTCCGCGGCAGCTGCCCTTCGACGTCGCCGGCTTCACCGGCCGCGGCCCGGAGCTCGCCGAACTCGACCGGCTGCCACCCGGTGGGGCCTCCGGGATCGTCGTCATCGAAGGCACCGCCGGGGTCGGGAAGACGTCGCTGGCCGTGCACTGGTCCCACCGCGTCCGCGACCGCTTCCCCGGCGGGCAGCTGTTCCTCGACCTGCGTGGCCACTCCGCCGACACCCCGGTCACGCCCGGCGCCGCGCTGGCCGGCTTCCTGCGCGCCCTCGGCGTGCCGGCCGAGACCGTGCCTTCCACTGTGGAGGAACGCTCGGCGCTGCTGCGCAGCAGGCTGGCCGGCAGCCGCACCCTCATGCTGCTCGACAACGCCCGCGACGCCGACCAGGTCCGCCCGCTCCTGCCCGGCCCCGGCAACCTCGTCGTGGTGACCAGCCGCAACCAGCTGCGCGGCCTCGTCGCCCGCGACGGCGCCCGCCGCATCGCCCTGCGCTCCTTCGACGACCGCGACGCCACCGCGCTGCTCGCCGGCAGCGTCGGGTCGCAGCGCCTCGCCGCCGAACCCGCCGCCGTCGCCGAACTCGTCCAGCTGTGCGGCCGCCTGCCGCTGGCGCTGGCGCTCGCCGGGGAACGCGCTTCCCGGTTCTCCGGCGTCTCGCTCGCCGGGATCGTCGAAGAACTCCGCGACCAGCGGCTGCGGCTCGACACCCTGCGCGACCCGCAGGACGCCGGCACCGACCTCCGCGCCGCGTTCTCCTGGTCCTACAAGGCACTGCGCCCGGCCGCCGCCCGCTTCTTCCGGCTGCTCGGCCTGCACCCCGGGCACGGGTTCAGCCTGGCCTCGGCCGCCGCGCTCGCCGGCGCCGACCTGCGCGAAGCGCGGGAACTCGCCGACCAGCTCGCCGCCGCCCACCTGCTCAACCAGCCCGGCACCGACCGCTACCAGTTCCACGACCTGCTGCGCGTCTACGCCGGCGAACTCGTCGAAACCGAGACGACGGAGGCCGAGCGCGCGGCGGCACTGCGCCGGCTCGTCGACTGGTACCTGGCCAGCGTCGCCGAAGCCAACAAGCTGGTCCGCCCCGACCTGCTCACCGAGGACATCACGCTCGACCCGGCGCCACTGCCCGCCGTCCGCTTCGCGCAGCACGAGCAGACGATCGCCTGGTACACCACCGAACGCCAGGCCCTGACCGCGCTCGTCGGCATCGCCGCCGGGCACGGCTGGACCGCGCACGCGTGGAAGCTCGCCTGGCTCCTGCGCGGGTTCTTCGCCGAACGCCACGACCGGGACGACTGGATCACCACCGCGCGCGCGGCCGTCGCCGCCACCCGCGACGCCGGTGACCGCACGGGCCTGCAGTACAGCGCCAACAACCTCGGCTCGGCCTACCTGCGCACCCTGCAACCGGACAAGGCCATCGAAGCGCTGGAGGAAGCCCGCGCCGCGTCCGGAAGCGGCGACGGCACCGCGATGACCGTCGCGATCCTGTCCAACCTCGCCGGCGCCTACTACGTCCGCGCCGAATACGCCGAAGCCGAGCGCCACGCCCTCGAAGCCGTCCACCTCGCCCGCGACCACGGCCAGCGCACGTTCGTCCCGCACGCCCTGCTCAACGTCAGCGCCAGCCGCATCGGCCTGCACGACTACGACCACGCCGCCGAAGCCGCGCAGGCGGCCCACGAAGCCTTCGCCGAACTCGGCGACCGCTACCACGCGGCGCTCGCGCTGGGGAACGTCGCCGAGGCCCTCGAAGGCGCCGGACGGCACGAAGAAGCGGAGAAGGCCGGCCTGGACGCGCTCGCCGAGCTGAAGGAACTCAACGCCGACTACGGCACCATCGACGTCCAGATCACCCTGGGCCGCCTGAAGCACCGCACCGGCCGCGCGCACGAGGCGGGCGGCCACTGGGCCGAGGCGCTGACCGTCAGCCAGCGCCTCGGCGACCCCCGCGTCGCGGAAGTGCAGGCCCTGCTGGCCACGGTGCCGACAGAAACCCCCTCGCCCGGGGATGCGCCGTACCCCTAG
- a CDS encoding NUDIX hydrolase, giving the protein MTQEVRAAGAVLWRVAGGVTEVALVHRPRYDDWSLPKGKLDPGETIAEAAVREVREETGFAAILGRYLARTAYPVPSRDGAGTVPKTVDYFAAEAVSGRFAPNDEVDELRWLEPTAAEKLLTRPEDVRVLRAFCELPVGLTTLLLVRHAKAGKRDEWSGDDDLRPLSEAGVRQATALRRVLALFGPDRVLSAPRLRCVQTVHGVAEDVAAEVRHEPLFSEEGYWPDPVLGVARLLAVAGDGGTPVVCSQGGVIPDLVSALADRDGVELSAARGGVVPSKKGSFWVLSFRAPTDAEGPVLLSADYHPSALPAPSPSRS; this is encoded by the coding sequence ATGACCCAGGAAGTACGGGCGGCCGGCGCGGTGCTGTGGCGCGTCGCCGGGGGCGTGACGGAGGTCGCGCTGGTGCACCGCCCGCGGTACGACGACTGGTCGCTGCCGAAGGGGAAGCTCGATCCGGGCGAGACGATCGCCGAGGCCGCGGTGCGGGAAGTGCGGGAGGAGACCGGGTTCGCCGCGATCCTCGGCCGGTACCTCGCCCGCACGGCGTACCCGGTGCCGTCGCGGGACGGCGCCGGGACGGTGCCGAAGACGGTCGACTACTTCGCCGCGGAGGCGGTGTCCGGCCGGTTCGCGCCGAACGACGAGGTCGACGAGCTGCGCTGGCTCGAACCGACGGCGGCGGAGAAGCTGCTGACGCGGCCGGAGGACGTGCGGGTGCTGCGCGCGTTCTGCGAGCTGCCGGTCGGCCTGACGACGCTGTTGCTGGTGCGCCACGCCAAGGCGGGCAAGCGCGACGAGTGGTCCGGCGACGACGACCTCCGGCCGTTGTCGGAAGCGGGCGTGCGCCAGGCGACGGCGCTGCGCCGGGTGCTGGCGCTGTTCGGCCCGGACCGGGTGTTGTCGGCCCCGCGCCTGCGCTGCGTGCAGACGGTGCACGGCGTCGCGGAGGACGTCGCGGCCGAGGTCCGGCACGAGCCGTTGTTCTCCGAGGAGGGCTACTGGCCGGATCCGGTCCTGGGCGTGGCCCGGCTGCTGGCGGTGGCCGGCGACGGCGGGACACCGGTGGTGTGCAGCCAGGGCGGCGTGATCCCGGACCTGGTGAGCGCACTGGCCGACCGCGACGGCGTCGAGCTTTCGGCGGCCCGCGGCGGCGTGGTGCCGAGCAAGAAGGGTTCGTTCTGGGTGCTGTCGTTCCGCGCCCCGACGGATGCGGAAGGCCCGGTGCTGCTCTCGGCGGACTACCACCCGAGCGCGCTCCCGGCGCCCTCCCCCAGCCGCTCCTGA
- a CDS encoding RNA degradosome polyphosphate kinase, which yields MGGVSTDDGGTPAPRRRRNPANGSSEAAAAKKPTAAKKVPSKSTARDTAARATAGKARTRKTTAAAATPSTTRRRSATQGNPRGAEEFRAVPSAPPAVTVAPTAVETLPDDRYFNRELSWQDFNARVLALAEDESQPLLERAKFLAIFASNLDEFYMVRVAGLKRRDETGLLVRSADGLTPREQLGYIAKRNQDLVERQTGAFEKHLRPQLAEHDIRIVGWADLAGADQLRLSSYFSEQIFPVLTPLAVDPAHPFPYISGLSLNLAVTVRDPEGGTERFARVKVPSNVPRLMRVETERASRTATFLPLEELIAAHLGELFTGMDVTEHHVFRVTRNADFEVDEDRDEDLLQALERELAQRRFGPPVRLEVAQDMSEHMLELLLRELDVDPADVVEVPGLLDLTCLHQLSAVDRKELKDRPFVPATHPAFGERETPKSVFATLREGDVLVHHPYDSFSTSVQRFIEQAAADSKVLAIKQTLYRTSGDSPIVDALIDAAEAGKQVVALVEIKARFDEQANITWARTLERAGVHVVYGLVGLKTHCKVSMVVRQEGSTIRRYCHIGTGNYNPKTARLYEDLGLLTADPSIGADITDLFNVLTGYSRQDTYRTILTSPHGIRRGIVRAIGEEIELARAGQQAGIRIKCNSLVDEQVIDALYHASQAGVPVEVVVRGICALKPGVEGLSENIHVRSVLGRFLEHSRVFHFRAGGTHWIGSADMMHRNLDRRIEALVRVKDPKLTAQLDNIFDSALDPATRCWVLTASGEWSPFPADGSRVRDHQLELAKLHGAAG from the coding sequence ATGGGGGGCGTGAGCACAGACGACGGCGGCACGCCCGCACCGCGGAGGCGACGGAACCCGGCCAACGGATCTTCGGAGGCAGCGGCGGCGAAGAAGCCGACCGCGGCCAAGAAGGTCCCGTCGAAGTCCACCGCCCGCGACACCGCCGCCCGTGCCACCGCCGGCAAGGCCAGAACCCGCAAGACCACGGCCGCCGCGGCGACGCCGTCGACAACGCGGCGCCGCAGCGCCACGCAGGGCAACCCGCGCGGCGCCGAGGAGTTCCGGGCCGTCCCGTCGGCGCCGCCGGCGGTCACCGTCGCGCCGACCGCCGTCGAGACGCTGCCCGACGACCGGTACTTCAACCGCGAGCTCTCGTGGCAGGACTTCAACGCCCGCGTGCTCGCCCTGGCCGAGGACGAGTCGCAGCCGCTGCTCGAACGGGCGAAGTTCCTCGCCATCTTCGCGTCCAATCTGGACGAGTTCTACATGGTCCGCGTCGCCGGCCTGAAGCGCCGCGACGAGACAGGCCTGCTGGTGCGCAGCGCGGACGGGCTCACCCCGCGCGAGCAGCTCGGCTACATCGCCAAGCGCAACCAGGACCTCGTCGAGCGCCAGACCGGCGCCTTCGAAAAGCACCTGCGCCCCCAGCTGGCCGAGCACGACATCCGGATCGTCGGCTGGGCCGACCTGGCCGGCGCCGACCAGCTGCGGCTGTCGAGCTACTTCTCCGAGCAGATCTTCCCGGTGCTGACGCCGCTGGCCGTCGACCCGGCGCACCCGTTCCCCTACATCTCGGGCCTCTCGCTGAACCTCGCGGTCACGGTCCGCGACCCCGAGGGCGGCACCGAGCGCTTCGCCAGGGTCAAGGTGCCGAGCAACGTGCCGCGGCTGATGCGCGTCGAGACCGAGCGGGCCAGCCGCACGGCGACGTTCCTCCCGCTCGAGGAGCTCATCGCCGCCCACCTGGGCGAGCTGTTCACCGGCATGGACGTCACCGAGCACCACGTCTTCCGCGTCACCCGCAACGCCGACTTCGAGGTCGACGAAGACCGCGACGAAGACCTCCTGCAGGCCCTCGAGCGCGAGCTGGCGCAGCGCCGGTTCGGCCCGCCGGTCCGCCTCGAGGTCGCGCAGGACATGAGCGAGCACATGCTCGAGCTGCTGCTGCGCGAGCTGGACGTCGACCCGGCCGACGTCGTCGAGGTGCCCGGCCTGCTCGACCTGACCTGCCTGCACCAGCTGTCCGCAGTGGACCGCAAGGAGCTGAAGGACAGGCCGTTCGTGCCGGCGACGCACCCGGCGTTCGGCGAGCGCGAGACGCCGAAGAGCGTCTTCGCGACGCTGCGCGAGGGCGACGTGCTGGTCCACCACCCGTACGACTCGTTCTCCACGAGCGTGCAGCGCTTCATCGAGCAGGCGGCGGCCGACTCGAAGGTGCTGGCGATCAAGCAGACGCTGTACCGGACGTCCGGTGACTCCCCGATCGTCGACGCGCTGATCGACGCCGCCGAGGCGGGCAAGCAGGTCGTCGCGCTGGTGGAGATCAAGGCGCGGTTCGACGAGCAGGCCAACATCACCTGGGCGCGGACGCTGGAGCGCGCGGGCGTGCACGTCGTGTATGGCCTGGTCGGGCTGAAGACGCACTGCAAGGTGTCGATGGTGGTGCGCCAGGAGGGTTCGACGATCCGGCGCTACTGCCACATCGGCACCGGCAACTACAACCCGAAGACGGCGCGGCTCTACGAAGACCTCGGGCTGCTGACGGCCGACCCGAGCATCGGCGCGGACATCACCGACCTGTTCAACGTGCTCACCGGCTATTCGCGGCAGGACACCTACCGCACGATCCTGACGTCGCCGCACGGCATCCGCCGCGGCATCGTCCGGGCGATCGGCGAGGAGATCGAGCTCGCCAGGGCCGGGCAGCAGGCCGGGATCCGGATCAAGTGCAACTCCCTGGTCGACGAGCAGGTGATCGACGCGCTCTACCACGCGTCGCAGGCCGGGGTGCCGGTCGAGGTCGTCGTCCGCGGGATCTGCGCGCTGAAGCCGGGCGTCGAGGGGTTGTCGGAAAACATCCACGTCCGGTCGGTGCTGGGCCGGTTCCTGGAGCACTCCCGTGTCTTCCACTTCCGCGCGGGCGGCACCCACTGGATCGGCAGCGCGGACATGATGCACCGCAACCTCGACCGGCGGATCGAGGCGCTGGTCCGCGTCAAGGACCCGAAGCTCACCGCGCAGCTCGACAACATCTTCGACTCCGCGCTGGACCCGGCGACGCGGTGCTGGGTGCTGACCGCGAGCGGCGAGTGGTCGCCGTTCCCGGCCGACGGCTCGCGGGTGCGCGACCACCAGCTGGAGCTGGCGAAGCTGCACGGAGCCGCCGGATGA
- the cofC gene encoding 2-phospho-L-lactate guanylyltransferase, which yields MDVDLVVPMKHPRDGKSRLRGAVEPAHHPGLVLALAKDTLAAVVSSAQVRRVLLVAADPDAVKTLSELGVEIVEEPAEKTLNAAFRHGAALLKADDPDTIVGALQADLPALRAGDLTAALAEAAGRRAFVADRQGTGTTLLLAAAGEPLDPRFGPGSARSHAESGAIPLRQALPTLRSDVDTPDDLAHVRALGVGKHTSAYRAELFI from the coding sequence GTGGACGTGGACCTGGTCGTGCCGATGAAACACCCCCGCGACGGCAAGTCGCGGCTGCGTGGTGCCGTCGAACCCGCCCACCACCCCGGCCTGGTCCTGGCGCTCGCCAAGGACACCCTGGCCGCCGTTGTCTCGAGTGCGCAGGTCAGGCGCGTCCTCCTCGTCGCCGCCGACCCGGATGCCGTCAAAACACTCTCCGAGCTCGGGGTCGAGATCGTCGAAGAACCCGCCGAAAAGACCCTCAACGCCGCCTTCCGCCACGGCGCGGCCCTGCTCAAAGCCGACGATCCGGACACGATCGTCGGCGCCCTCCAGGCCGACCTCCCCGCCCTGCGCGCCGGCGACCTCACCGCCGCCCTCGCCGAAGCGGCCGGGAGGAGGGCCTTCGTCGCCGATCGGCAGGGCACCGGCACCACCCTGCTGCTCGCCGCGGCAGGCGAGCCGCTCGATCCGCGGTTCGGTCCCGGGTCGGCGCGCAGCCACGCGGAGTCCGGCGCGATCCCGCTGCGCCAGGCCCTGCCGACCCTCCGCAGCGACGTCGACACCCCCGATGATCTCGCGCACGTCCGCGCCCTGGGTGTCGGGAAACACACCTCGGCGTACCGCGCTGAGCTGTTCATCTGA
- a CDS encoding lysophospholipid acyltransferase family protein → MARREKGGFWVGLAAVLFYPLTAIGRRVYVGAEKIPRHGPALLVMNHISHFDPAVDAVFVHRQKRVPRFLFKESLLRAPILGPIVGGSGQIPVSRGSAAAGDSLKAAHQALEDGKIVVIYPEGTITKDPAGWPKESFTGAARLALQNDVPVIPIARWGTSQIFNGYTKKFTPFPRKTITHSVGDPLDLSAYRGGNTRSATKLREVTQVMMDEVTRLLAEIRQEEPPAKKPEDPA, encoded by the coding sequence GTGGCCCGGCGTGAGAAGGGCGGCTTCTGGGTGGGGCTCGCCGCCGTACTGTTCTACCCGCTCACCGCTATCGGGCGGCGGGTCTACGTCGGGGCCGAGAAGATCCCGCGGCACGGGCCCGCGCTGCTCGTCATGAACCACATCTCGCACTTCGATCCCGCCGTGGACGCCGTCTTCGTGCACCGGCAGAAGCGCGTTCCGCGGTTCCTCTTCAAGGAGAGCCTGCTGCGGGCGCCGATCCTCGGGCCGATCGTCGGCGGGTCCGGGCAGATTCCCGTCTCGCGGGGGTCGGCCGCCGCCGGGGACAGTCTGAAGGCTGCTCACCAGGCTCTCGAAGACGGGAAGATCGTCGTCATCTATCCCGAAGGCACCATCACCAAGGACCCGGCCGGCTGGCCGAAGGAGTCCTTCACCGGCGCCGCGCGGCTCGCGCTGCAGAACGACGTCCCGGTCATCCCCATCGCGCGGTGGGGCACCAGCCAGATCTTCAACGGCTACACGAAGAAGTTCACGCCCTTCCCGCGCAAGACGATCACCCACTCCGTCGGCGACCCGCTCGACCTGTCCGCCTACCGCGGCGGCAACACCCGCAGCGCCACCAAACTGCGCGAAGTCACCCAGGTCATGATGGACGAGGTGACCCGGCTGCTGGCCGAAATCCGGCAGGAAGAACCGCCGGCCAAGAAGCCGGAGGACCCCGCCTGA